AGAAAAAAGGCCTGATTGGCGATGAGCTACGCACTGGTAAACTGGACGTATTTTACGACTTGTACAACCTTGCGCAGAAGCGTCGTTTTGAGCGCTACCAGTACGCGCTGAAAGTGCTTGAGCGCCCGATGGATTTTTCCGGTAATGACACCTTTAATCTTGACCGTAGCAAAGCGCCATGGCCGAAAGATGAAGCGGAACTGAACGCGCTCTGGGACAGCAAAGTTAAGTACGATGAACTCAGCCTGAAGCTGACCGGGAAAGACGAGAAAGAGATCCGCGAAACGCTGACGCGTCGCTATAAGTTTGCGATTCGTCGTTTGGCGCAAACCAATAGCGAAGACGTGTTTTCGTTAGCCATGACCTCTTTTGCGCGCGAAATTGACCCGCACACTAACTACCTCTCTCCGCGTAATACCGAACAATTTAATACCGAGATGAGTCTGTCTCTTGAGGGGATTGGCGCGGTGTTGCAGGGAGATGACGATTATACCGTGATCAACTCTATGGTCGCGGGTGGCCCGGCGGCGAAAAGCAAAGCCATCAGCGTTGGCGATCGTATTGTTGGCGTTGGGCAAACCGGCCAGAACATGGTTGATGTTATCGGCTGGCGTCTTGACGATGTGGTTGCGCTGATTAAAGGACCAAAAGGCAGTAAAGTGCGCCTCGAAATCCTGCCGGCGGGTAAAGGCACCAAAACGCGCATTGTTACACTGACACGTGAACGGATTCGCCTCGAAGACCGCGCGGTGAAAATGTCAGTGAAGAGCGTCGGCAAAGAAAAAGTTGGCGTTCTCGACATCCCTGGCTTCTACGTTGGTCTGACTGACGATGTCAAAGTCCAGTTGCAAAAACTTGAAAAACAAAACGTTAGCAGCGTGGTTATCGACCTGCGTACTAACGGCGGCGGCGCGTTGACAGAAGCGGTATCGCTCTCCGGTCTGTTTATTCCGTCCGGCCCGGTGGTACAAGTGCGTGATAACAACGGTAAAGTGCGTGAAGACAGCGATACCGATGGCGTGGTCTATTATAAAGGCCCGCTGGTGGTGCTGGTTGACCGTTTTAGTGCCTCGGCATCAGAAATCTTTGCTGCAGCAATGCAGGACTATGGTCGTGCCCTGATCGTCGGCGAACCGACGTTCGGTAAAGGCACTGTTCAGCAATATCGCTCGCTCAACCGTATTTACGATCAGATGCTTCGTCCTGAGTGGCCGGCGCTGGGATCGGTGCAGTACACCATCCAGAAATTCTATCGTGTAAACGGTGGGAGTACACAGCGCAAAGGCGTAACGCCGGACATTATTATGCCGACGGGAACGCAGGTTACTGAAACCGGCGAAAAATTTGAAGACAACGCATTGCCGTGGGATAGCATTAACGCGGCGACGTTCGTGAAGTCTGGCGATTTAAAACCGTTTGGCGCGGAGCTGCTCAAAGATCATGAGGAACGGATCGCTAAAGATCCTGAGTTCCAGTACATCATGAAGGACATTGAGCGTTTCGATGCGTTGAAAGATAAACGTAACATCGTTTCTCTTAACCTGGCGCAGCGCGAGAAAGAGAATGCAGAAGATGATGCCATTCGTCTCTCTCGTCTCAACGATCGCTTCAAACGCGAAGGCAAGCCGCTACTGAAAAAACTGGACGATTTGCCAAAGGATTATCAGGAGCCCGATCCGTATCTCGATGAAACGGTTCATATTGCCCTGGATCTCGCGCATCTGGAAAAAGATCAACCAGCGGAACAGCCCGCTCCCGCGAAGTAAAATAAAACAGGCACAAGAAATTGTGCCTGTTTTTTTAACAACTCTTCTCTGGCGTAAGCAACGTACTACAAAATGTAAAGTTGTGTTTTTCTCGTGACTTACGCCGCGCAGATGCTTGAAAATACCCGCCATGCCCATACGATGTGGGTAATCGCATAGTGCGTTTTGTTAAGTCGAGGTTAAAAGAAAATTATGATGCGAATCGCGCTCTTCCTGTTGACTAACCTGGCCGTCATGTTGGTGTTCGGTCTGGTACTTAGCCTGACGGGCATTCAGTCGAGCAGCGTTCAGGGCTTGTTAATTATGGCGCTGCTGTTTGGTTTTGGCGGCTCGTTTATTTCGCTGTTGATGTCGAAATGGATGGCGCTGAAATCTGTTGGTGGTGAAGTGATTGAACAGCCCCGTAACGATATGGAGCGCTGGCTGATGGACACCGTTGCCCGGCAGTCTCGCCAGGCGGGTATCGCGATGCCGCAGGTGGCCATTTACCATGCGCCGGATATCAATGCTTTCGCAACCGGCGCGCGCCGTGATGCTTCGCTGGTTGCAGTCAGCACCGGTCTGCTGCAAAACATGAGCCGTGATGAGGCCGAAGCTGTTATCGCTCATGAAATTAGCCACATTGCGAATGGCGACATGGTCACCATGACGCTGATTCAGGGTATCGTGAACACCTTTGTTATCTTCATTTCACGCATCATTGCGCAGATTGCGTCAGGTTTCCTCAGTGGCAACCGCGATGATGGCGAAGAAACTAACGGCAACCCGCTGATCTACTTCGCTGTTGCAACTGTGCTGGAGCTGGTGTTTGGTATTCTGGCGAGCATTATCACCATGTGGTTCTCGCGTTATCGCGAATTCCATGCCGATGCCGGATCGGCAAAATTGGTGGGGCGTGAGAAGATGATTGCTGCGCTCCAGCGTTTGAAAACCA
This genomic interval from Kosakonia sacchari SP1 contains the following:
- the prc gene encoding carboxy terminal-processing peptidase, which translates into the protein MNTLFKRTALAGLLFVTGHALAVEDITRADQIPVLKEETQHATVSERVTSRFTRSHYRQFDLDAAFSAKIFNRYLNLLDYSHNVLLASDVEQFSQKKGLIGDELRTGKLDVFYDLYNLAQKRRFERYQYALKVLERPMDFSGNDTFNLDRSKAPWPKDEAELNALWDSKVKYDELSLKLTGKDEKEIRETLTRRYKFAIRRLAQTNSEDVFSLAMTSFAREIDPHTNYLSPRNTEQFNTEMSLSLEGIGAVLQGDDDYTVINSMVAGGPAAKSKAISVGDRIVGVGQTGQNMVDVIGWRLDDVVALIKGPKGSKVRLEILPAGKGTKTRIVTLTRERIRLEDRAVKMSVKSVGKEKVGVLDIPGFYVGLTDDVKVQLQKLEKQNVSSVVIDLRTNGGGALTEAVSLSGLFIPSGPVVQVRDNNGKVREDSDTDGVVYYKGPLVVLVDRFSASASEIFAAAMQDYGRALIVGEPTFGKGTVQQYRSLNRIYDQMLRPEWPALGSVQYTIQKFYRVNGGSTQRKGVTPDIIMPTGTQVTETGEKFEDNALPWDSINAATFVKSGDLKPFGAELLKDHEERIAKDPEFQYIMKDIERFDALKDKRNIVSLNLAQREKENAEDDAIRLSRLNDRFKREGKPLLKKLDDLPKDYQEPDPYLDETVHIALDLAHLEKDQPAEQPAPAK
- the htpX gene encoding protease HtpX, with amino-acid sequence MMRIALFLLTNLAVMLVFGLVLSLTGIQSSSVQGLLIMALLFGFGGSFISLLMSKWMALKSVGGEVIEQPRNDMERWLMDTVARQSRQAGIAMPQVAIYHAPDINAFATGARRDASLVAVSTGLLQNMSRDEAEAVIAHEISHIANGDMVTMTLIQGIVNTFVIFISRIIAQIASGFLSGNRDDGEETNGNPLIYFAVATVLELVFGILASIITMWFSRYREFHADAGSAKLVGREKMIAALQRLKTSYEPQEASSMMAFCINGKSKSLSELFMTHPPLDKRIEALRSGEYLK